CAAGGCACAGTAACCTTTTTTTCACGTTCGAAGAATATGGATGACATCATGGCCTGCACTAGGCAGCCAAATTTCTTTTGCGAAAAACGTGTCTTCTCCAGTATCGAATCAACCACTAATCACTTCCAACACATACTTCTTAACTTTGGGCAGTTAATCCATATCAAAACCCCCAGAAAGCGTTCGATTCGGCTGGCTAATCTGTTTTTCCCGATCTTTAccttaaccatgaaaaatttTTACTATCGCTAGCAGAAAAATTGATGACACGGTGCGCTGAAGTAGAAACACAACAATCACAATGCACTTCTCCCACTCGACTGACAGAAATCGCGAATCAGCGGAGAAAAAGTGCAGAACAAGAGACCTGTCAAACGGATACCGTTTGTTTCGATGTCTCTCGTTTACTACGAATTGTTTGTAACATTTTCATTCGTAAACAACAAGTACCGTTCGCGCGTATGGATGGCGTAAAGTAGACCGGTATAAAAGCAAACAAAGGCGGCCGCTCGTTTCTTGGGTTTCTTGGTGACACACGCATACAATCACATGTGTTAGAGAATCCGCAAAACTCTCTTAACGTTTCAACCAATCACGGCGCAGCAATTCGATTCCAACGAGAGAGCGCGAGCACGTGGCACGATGAGAACATGTTCAGTGATTTTACACTACGAACTGAGTATAACATAACCCAGAGCTCGTTTATCCACCAAGAATCAGGGCGTATTCAGCAGCAgaaaattattactttatttTCTTTCGCCTGTTGTCCGCTGCATTAGGCCACCCTGATAAAAAGACTTCCAATGTCTACAATCTGAAGCCAACATAGCATAGGATACCAGTCAAGATTGGCGCCAACAGTCCTAATTTCTGTGGCAAGACTTCTTCGACAAGAGCAGTACATGCTTCGTCTTCGATTTCCGTCTGACGTCAAGCGCCTATCTGCAGATCTCGTTCACATCCTTTCGCAGCTTATGAACCAATCCATCTCTACTCCAAAACTTGCAGTTCTCACGTCGTCATAGTCATCAAACATGGAACGCACATCTGGTGAACATATCAGCACACTTCATGAATTCGTTTGCACACTTGGTGAATTTCTTTCACACTTGATGAATTCTGCCGCACATCTGCTGAATTTTCCTGCACATCTGGTGAATTTCCGCCCGTTCCAGCGCATACTTCAGTGTATACCAGGCCTATGAAGTATTCATCGAATCCCAtgtaaatggaaatcaaaaagaTGGAATCGCACATCTGGTAAATTTTCTGCACACTTGATGAACTTTGCCGCACACTTGGTGAATTTTGTGCACGCTTGATGAATTCTGCCGCACACTTGGTGAATTTTGTGCACACTTGATGAATTCTACCGCACATCTGATGAATTTTGCTGCACATCTGGTGAATTCCAGCGCACAATTCAGTGTGTTTTTCTCGCGTTTCAAATGAATACTTCAAACCAGTGGTGTATACTAATGTACTTTCCTCGCGTTCCAAATGAACATTTCATACTGATGGTCGCTTCAGGTgcggaacgtcacttcggatgaactttgggAATAATCCTCTGTCACTTCACTTACACCGACTATCGGAATAAGGTGACTAGAGTCCCGTAATGGTAAGATTACTCCACAATCGTCACCTCACATGCGGCGCAGAATCAGGGCTTATTCTGCTTCGTTCGTAGAGAACTTTGGTGTGGtattctgatccgggtttcaatTACCACCATCAGGCATTTCGtgtacaccacttttttcaacttgcTGCCCGGCTTCCATGAAACTGGTATGATTTTCTAGGTTGATATTCATCGACGTTATCTtcccgacattgactttgaaatTATCAGCCTTGGAGCTCTTGGCGAGGTCATTGAGTTTGCTTTGCAATCCTCGCATGGCAGATCTGAGGCTCGTAATTCAAGTTGTTCAACGTATGTCCTTTTCTCTTCTGAATTTTCCAACCGGTACGGACAGAAATTTGTAATCGAAGAAAACTGTTTGGGTGATCGACTCCCTAAGTTTGTGTAAGAGAAACCTACAGTGTACAAACGGACCCGTTACCCGTGACAAACCGTTACCTTAAAATTCATTGAACAGAAAAAATCACTCTCATCGCTCTCGCATGGAACGGAGGAGCCAAAACAAAAGCTCAAAATGTCATAGTAACGGTGATTAGTGATGACGACATCTTGATTTGGATTGGCTCTTCGGTGTAGTGTTAAAAATCATTGCTAAGTTCAGATTATTTGTAAATTGTTACTAAAATAATCTAGTAATTTAGAGAAATGAATAAACTACTGATTATTATCGTAATAGTTGTCGGTGCTTGTTTCTTAGCTGAGGCTAAGAAATTCAAGGGCGATGATAAACCGGCTTGGGCTAAGAAAGATATCCGAGACTACAGTGATGCTGATATGGAACGATTGTTGGACCAATGGGAGGTAAACACGCcatgtttttccaaatttattaaaaacctaTTTGAAAAACCACTTGATGCAACTTTCAGGAAGATGAGGATCCTTTGGAACCGGATGAGCTACCTGAACATTTGAGACCGGCGGAACCACTCGATATGTCTCAGCTGGATATGAGCAACCCGGAGAGCATTCTGAAGGCCTCCAAAAAGGGCAAAACTCTGATGAGCTTCGTAACCGTGAACGGTAGTCCCTCGAGGACGGAAACCGAAGAAATCACCAAACTGTGGCAGACCAGCTTGTGGAACAACCACATCCAGGCTGAGCGGTACCTCATTGATGATAATCGTGCTATTTTCATGTTCAAAGAAGGCTCCCAGGCATGGGAGGCGAAGGATTTCCTGGTTGAACAGGAACGATGCCTTCAGGTCACCATCGAGAACAAGGACTACAAGGGCAAGCATAATGCGGATGGCGATGATTCGAATAAGGATGAACTCTGAAAAGATCTAAAATAAAGATTGAACGCAAATTTGCATAAATGGATGCAAATTAGACTGAGTTGAAATTGTGAACACGtctctttttataattttttttcaagcgagTGAATATTTCATTTGTTTAGCTTAATTTAAATCTATGTtcatcgaaaagaaataaatatgTGTATCTAAAATAACACTCAACTTGTAGGATTTGGTTTGGGTGAAATGTCCCCATTCAAACATAATTAAGTATGTTTCTTTAAAGGAAACATCCATGAGCTTCCTTttagacgttttttttttttacgttgaACTTCAGAGCAATGCATttcttttgttatatttgttgtTGCGTTACATCCCTCCCTAATTTTCAAGGTAGTCTACTTCACTGGTCGTCTGTAAAGAGTGTAATTCAGGTTTGATTATATGACCTTCTTCCATTTCTCTCGTTCGTAAAAGTCGAATACACTTTCCAGTTGCTGATAAAAATCAACCAACATCGAACCTCGTTGCGtgctttttgaattgttttgaattgttataCTTAATAAAATCCGCAAATTTATTCCTGACCATGTCTTCCTTGAGTGCAAAAATTGGTCCTTCAATCCTCAATGCGGATCTCTCTCAGCTTCATGAGGAATCTCAACGGCTGTTGGACAACGGTGCCGACTATTTGCATTTGGACGTAATGGATGGCACCTTTGTGCCGAATCTCACCTTCGGGCATCCGGTGGTCAAATGTTTGCGAAACAAAATCAAGGTTGGACAACTTGAATTAAGTAAGAAGTTAAACtaaccagaaactttttttaGGATGCATTTTTTGAAACTCACATGATGGTGCAGGCCCCACAACACTGGATAGAACCGATGGCAGACGCCGGAGTCAACCAGTATACGTTTCACATCGAACCGGTTATGGGCAGCGTCCCGGATATCTGCCGAAAAATCCAGGAAGCCGGCATGAAGGTTGGGCTGGCTTTGAAACCAGGAACTCCAGTCGAAACGGTTAAGGAATTCATCAGCATGGCCGATATGGTTCTCGTCATGACGGTCGAGCCGGGTTTCGGAGGGCAGAAGTTTATGACTGACATGATGCCCAAGGTGCAGTGGCTTCGTGAGAATTATCCCAACTTGAACATCGAAGTAGACGGCGGTGTTGGTCCAGGCACTATCGATACCTGTGCGAAGGCAGGCGCAAATATGATCGTTGCTGGAACGGCCATTATCAAGGCAGATGATCAAGCGACTGTCATTCGACAGTTGAAACATTCCGTTGAAACTGCCATTAAACGAGCTTAATTCGAACTGGATATTTCGAAAAAGAATTATAGGTACTAGGTGCAAATATAAAGCTGTGACATTTTCAGAAAATTCCAATCGAAGATttggtaaaattaaaataaagtcttttaacaaaaaaaagcattgcAATTGACACTCCACTTGAATGATGGTCCAAATCGGTGCTATCTAATTCCAATTTTGAAGGAATCCTCCTCACTGGAGTGACAAGGATTCAGCCATCGGAatagaaaaaactttaaaataaaaaaaaacgattaagaACCTAGcaatgcatcaaaaacaaataagacTTTCCAGGAATTTCGGTAACATATTGAAAGAGAATCatttagctttgaaaaaaatacttaattgaatcataaaaaaatagaagatgAGTCCCGCATTCACAACTCAACAATTTTATCGGGGTGATGCTTCACCAAATGCGTCTCGAATGCTGCATCTTTGAGAAACAGTTCGCCACAGTAAGCACACTTGATTTGATAGACGGTAGCCTCGCCACTCTTCTTGTGTCGTTGGAAATGGACGTAATGGTTGGCATCGTTACTGGTCGTATTGTCACAGAATGGACAGCCGAATGGCCGAAGGTCCGTATGCATGCATCGGACATGGTGAAGCAAACGCTTTCTGAAATTGGGAAATTGTGTGGAATAATGGGTATACAAGTTAACTCAAtctcttcatttaaaaaaaaatgtagtttttttttcatatttcaactgTGAAAATACTTACTTGATGTTCGTAACGAATTCACACTGCTTACAGTGGAATTTGCACTGTCTAAGGTGCTTGAACTTATAATGAGTATCAAGATTTAATTTTGTCGAGTATTCGTTACCACATTCAGAACACTTATATTTGTCTGCTGTATGCTGCGCCTAGAATGAACAAATAAAACGAAACGAGACTTATTGTAGCTTTTGAACATAATTATGaacatatttatgaaattttacctcATGACCCTTCCAAGTTTTCCAAATGTAGAATACTCTATCGCAATATTGGCAGTTGTATTTCCGCTCTTTCGTGTGAATATTTTCATGACGTCTGAGGTATCTAACGCTACCGAAAACGCGATCGCAAAATCTACAAGGAAACTGTTTTCCAGAATGAATCTGCATATGTCCAGCCAAATCTCCTCCTCGAATTACGACTCCACAAACATCACATTGACGGGCAGGTTTATTCATACTTGCCGTGAACTCACGTGTCTGCTTGCGAATTTGCTCTTCggtcaaattcaattcaatatttAGCGGTTCTTCTAAATATTCTGGATCTCCGGTTTCTGATACTACTGAATCTTCTTCTTGTTCTTCGGGTTGTTCTTGTGAATAAATGTCATTGTTTTCAAATGCTTCAGCTATGTTGAAATTTTCGAGATCGATTTCACTGAGCATGATTTCATCTTTCACAACAAGCGGTTCATGTCCATCTTCGTCAAAGCCATGGAAGGGATCACTAATTGTTTCTTCGATATGAGCAGCTCCATCCGAGGCCTCTACGCTTAGTTCTATTAAACTCTTTCGACATTTTGCTACGAATTCGTATAAATCCTCTATGAAAGACGAGCAGTTTTCACAAATTTGCAGTTTAATATCATCGCAagatatctgaaaaaaataaataatgaaaacataCCAATAATACATAACGACACAAGTTTTTACTTGGATATTTAAACAATCCTGAATTATGTCCCAATAAGTAGTTCCATTAGCACTTTGTGCTAGTAAATTTATCATCTCGCCTTCGTTTGAGGTTTTACAGATGCTACAATTTCTTGTAGGTTCCTGAGCACGAATAATCGACGAATCATTGTCACAAAACTCTATTCCAAACTGTGACTGATCATTGTTCGATTCCATTTTAGCCTCGGACATGGACTCATCTTTTGCACAATCTGAATCATTGCCAGCAACATGTGATCCCCATAATTTCTCAGCCTCCGGTATTGTTAGACGACCATGACGAAATGCTTGCCGagtttttttgtagagaaacgTTAAAGAGCAAACAGTTCGCTCAGGAAAACCATCTTGAACCATTTTTTCTCGCACCTTCTCTAGTAAAAGTAATCCTTTTTTGCCC
The genomic region above belongs to Uranotaenia lowii strain MFRU-FL unplaced genomic scaffold, ASM2978415v1 HiC_scaffold_146, whole genome shotgun sequence and contains:
- the LOC129759386 gene encoding LDLR chaperone boca; its protein translation is MNKLLIIIVIVVGACFLAEAKKFKGDDKPAWAKKDIRDYSDADMERLLDQWEEDEDPLEPDELPEHLRPAEPLDMSQLDMSNPESILKASKKGKTLMSFVTVNGSPSRTETEEITKLWQTSLWNNHIQAERYLIDDNRAIFMFKEGSQAWEAKDFLVEQERCLQVTIENKDYKGKHNADGDDSNKDEL
- the LOC129759385 gene encoding ribulose-phosphate 3-epimerase; amino-acid sequence: MSSLSAKIGPSILNADLSQLHEESQRLLDNGADYLHLDVMDGTFVPNLTFGHPVVKCLRNKIKDAFFETHMMVQAPQHWIEPMADAGVNQYTFHIEPVMGSVPDICRKIQEAGMKVGLALKPGTPVETVKEFISMADMVLVMTVEPGFGGQKFMTDMMPKVQWLRENYPNLNIEVDGGVGPGTIDTCAKAGANMIVAGTAIIKADDQATVIRQLKHSVETAIKRA
- the LOC129759384 gene encoding zinc finger protein 236-like, producing the protein MFFFDASELQALLKCCLEVNMEDVRRSGKPWAYLFCTVQRRMARYGNFPARKLVNLRHKYLYSQKDFMKGKLNTPEAHSLWGHFKGLADSDMHSIETNETELLKRKPAKITGKLESIKNSRKGRRGINVRPEERRTFLENCLRYNVRSMGKKGLLLLEKVREKMVQDGFPERTVCSLTFLYKKTRQAFRHGRLTIPEAEKLWGSHVAGNDSDCAKDESMSEAKMESNNDQSQFGIEFCDNDSSIIRAQEPTRNCSICKTSNEGEMINLLAQSANGTTYWDIIQDCLNIQISCDDIKLQICENCSSFIEDLYEFVAKCRKSLIELSVEASDGAAHIEETISDPFHGFDEDGHEPLVVKDEIMLSEIDLENFNIAEAFENNDIYSQEQPEEQEEDSVVSETGDPEYLEEPLNIELNLTEEQIRKQTREFTASMNKPARQCDVCGVVIRGGDLAGHMQIHSGKQFPCRFCDRVFGSVRYLRRHENIHTKERKYNCQYCDRVFYIWKTWKGHEAQHTADKYKCSECGNEYSTKLNLDTHYKFKHLRQCKFHCKQCEFVTNIKKRLLHHVRCMHTDLRPFGCPFCDNTTSNDANHYVHFQRHKKSGEATVYQIKCAYCGELFLKDAAFETHLVKHHPDKIVEL